The genomic region GTAGGCGTCTGTCGATAGAACATACGCAGTTTCCCTTTGGCTGCTAGCAAAGTCCTTGCGGTTTGTGAATTTGAACTACCGGTCATCAACCCACTTGATGGCGTCCTATGTTCAAATTTCTTGAACATCATGAACTGCCCTCTGTGCCTTTCAATAGCTGTAAATAAATGCTCcacaacacataaaaaaaaaaacaaaataaggcattcatcaaacatttcAGAGTAAAACCGCGACTCCATGTTGGGCGCTACTAGCAGAGCAACAGCTTCCGCTCGGTAGTCCTAGCTCGGTTGTTTACTACCAGCAGCTGATTATGGCGACCTAGCTCTTCCCTACCATGGACACCAACAACACATAACACAATCAACGCAGCGCAATAGcagtgtagtagtagtaacgcGAGGGAAATGCATGCGGCTCGTCACGCTCTTATCGCGGTTCAGGTGCGACGCTGAGACCGATGATGACGCCAGCAGCCACAACCCAGGCTGGTTCCTATCCAACTACCACTCCCCCATATGCGTCCTCCAAACTTCTACCAACAAGAGAGGAGTTGTCGCGCGTGGTGATGTAATTTGTGTTAAACCACCTAGCGAGGAAACACAACGAAGAGCACACGACACAGTGAATCTCCATTTCGCGCATGCTCTTGCCGCCAGGTTCGTCCACCTGCTCACACTACTTCTCTCGTACTatatctttctctttccctccaGTGTATTCGCTATTACGGTGCGGAGGACAAGGTGGCCCCAACGACGAGCAGTCCAGCGGAGGCCAGCGCACCAGTAGCCTACCCGACCGTGCAGTTCAaccgtgcgtacgtgcgtgcgtgcgtgcgtgcagatCCGGTGATCCGGGTGATGACCAGCAGCATAACCCACTCCTCGGGCAGCCAGACCATCTGATTTTCTAGCTGGTGTTCCCGCCGTGTGACGTACCTACAAACCGCTCGCCTGCTTCGCCTGCGTTGCTAGCAGCCACCGCTAGCTGGCAAACGACGAACGCTCCCCTTATCTCCTCTCCCACCTCACCTGCCTCTCTGCTATCCTGTTCAACTCATCGCCTCCTTCGATTGGTTCTACTGCTAATCAACTGGTTTGAGAAGAGGGCTCTCCTAGTTAGCTGCTGCTACGGGGAGACGCTGTTTAGTGTtatagcgaaaaaaaaaatcgttggtttggtgtgAGCAGAGCGCAATACTCGACGGGGAGCAGCCAGCGACCAGCGGACGTGCGGGGATTTAGCAAAGGGTaggggtagcagcagctgtatTCTTGCACATAACCCGGAAGGATCTACTaaaccgcacacatacacacgcggcCGCGCACCTACACAGAAAGACATGCAGACACTATCAACCGCATCCTCTGTGCCGCGAAATGGTGCCTACGAGGCGGTCTACTAGCAGATCTGGTCCTCCGATCCATCCTCCAAGTGTTTAACCCGTTAAAGTTCGCTGGTGCAAAGTTCTCCTCTTTTCCCCGCACTGCGACCCTTGTGCATCGACACAAAATTGCAACGGAGCAGGCTATCCAAGCTAGTCCAGCGAGGCCCAACGATcctagcaacaacaaccaccaccatgagcGCGCCAGTGGATGTCGATAGTAACGTCCCGGTGGATCCGCGGGTTCAGGTAATGCAACGCTTGACAGGATTTCCAcaacccggcccggcccgacGACCTGCCCGGTTGTTTGCTGTCCGTTTACAACAAAGATTCGCATACTCTTCTCTCTGCCACATGCACGCTGCAtcacctggacctggaccttCGGAACATCGGCTAGATTGAGCTGGAAAAGCTGAACGAAGCGACCGATAACATCAACAAACATGAGGTGGACCTGGACGTAAGTGGGCGTCGTGATGGGGTGGTTACAATCGCACCGGTTGGTAAATGTAATTAATCTTCTCTCGGTGGCTGGCTCTTTCTATCAACAGGAGGCGAAGAATGAGTTCCGCGAGCTGCTGCGGGAAAGCGCTGAGAAGATCAAGGCCATCGCAAAGAAGGTGGGCAACTCGATTGAAGTGGCCAAACCGTACTACGAAGCGCGCCTGTACGCATCCCAGGTATTATGCTCTGCCCAAAAATCCTGCCCCTCCTTCGTCTTTCTTCACCCTCCATAATCTTGCAGCTGGCCAAGGAGACGCAACAGTGCGCGCTAAACTTTGATAAGGCCAAGTCGGTACATGCGGCGGCCAAAGAGATGGTGTACCTGGCGGAGCAGGGCTTAGGAGAGAAGTCGACACTCGACACGGCCTGTCAGGAGATGCTGACGCACGCGACGACCCGGGTCAACGAGAGCCAGAACGAATGTACCGAGATGCGGAACGTGTTGAAGATCAGCGAGCTGAAGCTGGAGGTGGCTAACAATCGGGTGTGCAAGCTGCACTCGCAACTCAAGGGTGCGATCCGCGCCTCGAGGTAACGGGAAACGACCGAGGACTGAGCGTCCAACTCCTCACTCCTCCACACCCTGGTTTCCTCCACACAATTTAGCAGCACCGTAGTACCATCGGCCACGGCACCAGTCATTCATTCATACATtattttccccttcttttttctgcctctctattttttcgtttccgattctgttttcgtttccgtttccgttttctgcaCTGCGTCATCCCGACCCGTTTGCGAGTTGCTAGCTTTGATATTCGGCGCAATCTGTTGATGATCAATGTGCTTGCTTACCAGCACGCGTTGCTTTTCCTGTGAGTATTGCGGTGTATGCCGGCGGCACCGAAACGTGCCACGACGCCGTGGACCGTCTGTGACCACGGGTTGGGTTTGCATCCGTGGAATGcactttcgttttttttccttatccATTGTGCCATTGCGTTCGTGGTGCCTGCGgtcaacagacagacagacagacagaaagacagACAAGCAGCCGCCGTTTTTCATGGTCTCTCGCTGTGGGTCTCGTCGCTTGAATTTGCAGGCCATATTACGAGCTGCGTGCCAATTACAACGCCTTGCTGCtggaacagaagcagaaggtggTGGAGCTGGAGTCCAAGGTGGCCGCGTCGAAGCTGCGATACAACGAGGCACTCAGCAACCTGGAGCTGATCTCCGAGGAGATCCATCGGCAGCGCAAGGCACGGCGAGCCAACAGCACGGACGATGATGGCGCCGGATCGTGCTCTTCCGGATCGTCGGCCACCGCCCACCGCACTAAGCTGCTGGCGATGCATCTACCCGCGTTCGGTGTCTGCCCGTCGGGAGCGGCTGGCAGCGCGTCGGCCGTGCCACCGACGGCCCGGATCGAGTGCAGCGACGAGTATCTGGAGTTTCCGGCCAAGCTGACGGTGAAGGCGAGCCCGGTGAAGCAGCGTTACCTAGACAAGCTAGACTGTCCGCACCTGCTGAAAGACTTTGCGCGCAAGACGAGCCCGAGCGCCGAGAGCGACTCGGACAACTGCCAGTACTCGCCGAatccgacgatcgacgacatcACCAACATGTCGTCGGAGGAGATCGAGCAGTGGACCGAGATCCGCCTGTCGAACTCgaacagtaccagcagcagctccgggTACTCCCAGCACAACTCGCTGGTGCTCGACGACGCGCCGACCCCGCAAGACGAGACGACCGACTCGTCTTCCGACGACAGCCCCAAGGCAAAGGCGCGTATTATCAAACAGATCACGTATGGGCCGGCATCGACGATAAATCCTCCGCACCCATCCGGCCCCGGCAGCCAACCTTTCGAAGCCATGGCACCGCGTGGCATCAGCGGCTGGATCGCTAAGACGGCCGGCAGTTCCATCGCTGGCAGCGCGGCTCCCACCGTCgctaccgctactgctgctactagtgggCCCATGGCCAATCTAGCTACTTGCTCCGGCACaggcgggggtggtggtggtgcacgtcGACAAAGTctcgacatcatcatcgatacGGGCGACCGGGTGAAGGACGCGTTCACGCAGGGTATCCAGCGGATTGGCAAGTCACTCGAGCGGAGAAACAGCGAGTCCGAAGCCACCGGTGACGACGCGGTATCGGTCGGTagcgatttttttctcttccagcgCTCGGACCCTGCGAAGGATGGTCTCTCGGATGAGCAAGTGGAGAACCTACTTCTAGACCAAGACTGCACGGACATCTTTCACAACGTAGTGAACATATCAAAGTAATAGCGGAAGAAGAGTCCGAACCAGTTCTGCCCTACTAGGACCTGAGTGGCGCTCAGGACGGCTTAGATCGGTGGTGAAGGCAGTTTGGAGTTTAGAGCAGTATGTAGTAAGCAATTCTTGCAATCAAAGCATCTCAAACCCTATTCAAGCAGCGATGGGACGCCCTCATGTGAATTCGTTCCATGCTCTAGAACGCTGCTTGTGAGCGCAGTTCGCTAATCTGTCGCATTTGACACGAAAGGGCCAGCAATAAAGAGATCATAAAGGAGGCGGATTATGTTTAAACTCACATTACCATAGTTATCACGTCTTGGATACCGATCGATCTTGAATCCGGATGGCCTCATCTTTGCTGCCAATGATTTACAACGAACGATccattttgcaacaaaaattAACACTAACTGTTCGAttggggatgctgctgcagtgagTACTCCTACAAAAGCCAGGTACGCCTTTGATCGTTTATTTTCTCTTTGCATATTACAATGCCGGCGATCGAGAACAATTCAAAAATTCATAACAGTTCAATAACTTCCCACAGGGTATGTAATCCATTAACTTTATCGTCGGGTTGCTAAGGATTAATCGAAAATCGATTGAGATACGTCGCCCTCATCACTCGATTCCGTCACATGCAACGTGATATCTTCGTCTGACATCACATCGCGTTTATCACTCTCACTGCTTTGTCGTGTTGTCTGCCGAGAGCTGCGTGGTGCATTTAGGTTCAAATAGGAATCAATATTGATTTTTACCACTACCACTCTTGGTGAATACTCAGTATGCGGCGGCACGCCTCGCCGACTTTTCTTGGGCGTTCCAACCTGGACGCTTACGCGCGATAATGATTTCGAACTAGTGCCCCCTGCAATCGGGCCGTTCGATGCAACTGTTGATGTTATACTAGATCGAGTAATTCTGGTGCTCGTTGATGGCGAAGTTTCTGGTGTGTTGGGTTCCGTATCGGGAAGAGTGTCCTTTTTCGGAGTCGCTGTGATATTCTTTCGCttatcgttgtttttttttaaaacaagcGGTCCGGATGTGGACGGACTGTCTGGCGGTAAGTTTGGTACTGTGAGACCCATATTTCCTACCCTGGAAACGCCAAGTTGCTTTAGAGCCTTGTCAAAAAGTTGTGAACAGCTGGTGTAATTTGGTGCTGCATTATGACGCATATTGACAACAAGCTGAATAAAATCGGCCAACGGTTTTGGTGGAATTTG from Anopheles aquasalis chromosome Y, idAnoAquaMG_Q_19, whole genome shotgun sequence harbors:
- the LOC126579850 gene encoding uncharacterized protein LOC126579850 isoform X2 — encoded protein: MSAPVDVDSNVPVDPRVQIELEKLNEATDNINKHEVDLDEAKNEFRELLRESAEKIKAIAKKVGNSIEVAKPYYEARLYASQLAKETQQCALNFDKAKSVHAAAKEMVYLAEQGLGEKSTLDTACQEMLTHATTRVNESQNECTEMRNVLKISELKLEVANNRVCKLHSQLKGAIRASRPYYELRANYNALLLEQKQKVVELESKVAASKLRYNEALSNLELISEEIHRQRKARRANSTDDDGAGSCSSGSSATAHRTKLLAMHLPAFGVCPSGAAGSASAVPPTARIECSDEYLEFPAKLTVKASPVKQRYLDKLDCPHLLKDFARKTSPSAESDSDNCQYSPNPTIDDITNMSSEEIEQWTEIRLSNSNSTSSSSGYSQHNSLVLDDAPTPQDETTDSSSDDSPKAKARIIKQITYGPASTINPPHPSGPGSQPFEAMAPRGISGWIAKTAGSSIAGSAAPTVATATAATSGPMANLATCSGTGGGGGGARRQSLDIIIDTGDRVKDAFTQGIQRIGKSLERRNSESEATGDDAVSVGSDFFLFQRSDPAKDGLSDEQVENLLLDQDCTDIFHNVVNISK
- the LOC126579850 gene encoding uncharacterized protein LOC126579850 isoform X1, with protein sequence MSAPVDVDSNVPVDPRVQIELEKLNEATDNINKHEVDLDEAKNEFRELLRESAEKIKAIAKKVGNSIEVAKPYYEARLYASQLAKETQQCALNFDKAKSVHAAAKEMVYLAEQGLGEKSTLDTACQEMLTHATTRVNESQNECTEMRNVLKISELKLEVANNRVCKLHSQLKGAIRASSFDIRRNLLMINVLAYQHALLFLPYYELRANYNALLLEQKQKVVELESKVAASKLRYNEALSNLELISEEIHRQRKARRANSTDDDGAGSCSSGSSATAHRTKLLAMHLPAFGVCPSGAAGSASAVPPTARIECSDEYLEFPAKLTVKASPVKQRYLDKLDCPHLLKDFARKTSPSAESDSDNCQYSPNPTIDDITNMSSEEIEQWTEIRLSNSNSTSSSSGYSQHNSLVLDDAPTPQDETTDSSSDDSPKAKARIIKQITYGPASTINPPHPSGPGSQPFEAMAPRGISGWIAKTAGSSIAGSAAPTVATATAATSGPMANLATCSGTGGGGGGARRQSLDIIIDTGDRVKDAFTQGIQRIGKSLERRNSESEATGDDAVSVGSDFFLFQRSDPAKDGLSDEQVENLLLDQDCTDIFHNVVNISK